CACGGGTCACTCCCAGCTCGGCCGTGAGGACCGCGCGGGTCGGCGCCCGCCCCGTGTGCACCAGCTCCAGCGCCGGACCGAGCGCGCCGCGGCCCCGCTCCAGCCGGGTCCGCGTGGCCGCCGTGGCCGCGTCCCCCCGCACGTCCGCAGGCATGTCCGCGGTCGCTCCCGCGGTCGCTCCCGTGGTCACGTCCGTGGTCACGTCGGCGGCCCGCCGCGGGGTCGTGTTGCCGTTCATGACAGCGATCCTCGCATGATCGGCAGGTCAAGGGCGCCGCCCTCAGCCGAGCCCGCCGACGCGCAGGGTGATGTTCAGCCGCCCGGTCAGGCCCAGGAAGGGCGGAGCCGTCCCCGGGAGGACCTTGGGCACCGAATGAAAGGCCCTTCGGGCCGGACCGCCGAAGACGAACAGGTCGCCGCTGCGCAGCTCCACGTCCCGGTACGGGCGGCCGCGCGAGGCGGTGTTGCCGAAGCGGAAGACGCAGCTGTCACCGAGGCTGAGCGAGACCACCGGCGCCGGGGAGCGTTCCTCCGCGTCGCGGTGCATGCCCATGCGGGCGTCGGCGCCGTAGAAGTTGATCAGCGCGATGTCGTACGCCGCCGGGCCGCCCGGCACCGCGGGCTCCACCGCGGCCGCGGCCACGGCCTCCCGGCCCAGCTCCGCGAGCCACCCGGGCATCGGCTTGACCGGCGCCCCGTCCCCGTCGACCACGGTGCGGGCGTAGCCGTACGGGTACCAGTGCAGCCCCAGGCAGACCTGCCGCGCGGTCATCGCGCCGCCGCCCGGGGTGTGGACCGTGCGCAGCCCGGCGGGCGGGCGGGCCCAGTCGCGGCAGGCGGCCAGCAGGGCGAGCTGGCGCTCCGGGCCGAGCCAGTCCGGCACGTGGACCGCGCCGGGCGCGATCTCGGTCCGCTCGCGCGGGAAGAGTTCCGGGGCCGGTCCGGAAGGGGGGAGTGGCCGCTCCATGTCCCCATTGTCGGTGCCCGCTGGCAGACTCGCCGCATGGAGATCATCGAGTACGTGAAGACACTTGACCTCGAAGGCCGGTTGCTGGCCGACGCGGCCGAACAGGCGGGCCCCGACGCCCTGGTGCCGTCCTGTCCCGAGTGGCGGGTGGCCGACCTGCTGCGGCACACGGGGGCGGTCCACCGGTGGGCGGCAGGATTCGTCGCGGGCGCCCTGGCCGAGCCCGGGCCCTTCCCCGAGGCTCCGGAGCTGACCGGCGCCCCGCTGCTGGCCTGGTTCCGCGAGGGGCACGCGGCTTTGGTGCGGACGCTGACCGACGCTCCGGCCGATGTGCGGTGCTGGACCTTCCTGCCGACGGACCCGCCCTCCCCGCTGGCCTTCTGGGCGCGCCGCCAGGCGCACGAGACCGCGGTGCACCGGATGGACGCGCAGGGCGCGCTCGGCGTCGCGTTCTCCCCGGTGGAGGCGGAGTTCGCGGCCGACGGGGTGGACGAGGTGCTCACCGGTTTCCACGCGCGGCCGAAGAGCCGGGTCCGCACGCCCGAGCCGCGGGTGCTGCGGCTGCGCGCCTGCGACACCGGCGGGGCCTGGACCGTACACCTGTCGGCCGATCCCGCCCGCACGGTCCGGGGCGAGGCGGGTCCGGCGGACTGCGAGGTGACGGGCACGGCGGCGTGGCTGTACACGGCACTGTGGAACCGCACCCCGCTGGACGGCGCCGGGGTGAGCGGTGACGCGTCACTGGCCCGGCTGTGGCGGGAGACGGCGGGGATCTGAGGGCGCGGGGGCCGGCGGCGCAGGGAGGGGCGTCGGCGGCCGCGGGGATCCGTCAGACACCACCTAGCCGCTCGCGGGCGGTGACGCCGCGCTGCTCGACGGGGAGCACTCCGGTGGCGGCGGCCAGCCCGTAGGGCGGCATGTCCCCGTAGATCGACTCGTACGAACCGGCCGGGACGATGTAGGTCTCGTGCCACAGCCCCACGTGCTGCCGGGAGCCGCGCTCGAACCGGTTGATCAGGGCCCAGGCCACCCGTCCCGCATTGGATAGCTCAACTATCCCCTTGGATGGGATAGTTACACTATTCAATGACGCCCACAAGCCCATTCCGGGGAAGCCCGGGGGAAGGACGGCCGATGCGCCTCGCGGACCTGAGCGAGCAGAGCCAGGTCTCGCTCGCGACCATCAAGTACTACCTGCGCGAGGGCCTGTTGGCGCCGGGGCGCCGGATCAATGCCACGCAGGCCGAGTACGACGATTCGCACCTGCGGCGGCTGCGGCTGGTGCGGGCGATGATCCAGGTCGGGCGGATGCCCGTGGCCACCGTGCGCGAGGTGCTGGCGCGGGTCGACGACGGGTCGCTCGGCCGGACCCTCCGCCTCGGCGCCGCGCTCTGGGCCCTGCCCCGGGCGGCCGAGCCCGAGCCGGACGACCCGGACGTGGCCGCGGCCCGCACGGAGGTCGACCGGATGCTCACGGGGCTCGGCTGGAGCGACACGGCGGAGATCGGCTGGCTCTCGCCCGTCTACCGGGAGCTGGTCGCCTCGGTGGCCTCGCTGAACCGCCTCGGCTACCCGCTCGACGCGGCGGACCTCACGCCGTACGCCCTCCAGATGGAACAGACGGCGATCCACGACCTCGACCGGATGGAACGGCTGGACGGCGCCATGGAACAGGTGGAGTCCGCGGTGGCGTCGGCCGTCCTGTTCGAACCGGTCCTGCTGGGCCTGCGCCGCCTGGCCCAGGAGCAGCAGGCCGCGCGCCGCTTCGGGCTGGCGGACTGAACCGGGGCGCCCTGAACCGGCGGAGACCGGACCGGCGGGCCCGGGCCGGCGGCCCGTCAGCCGAGGGTGGCCGCGTAGGTGGTCTGGGGGCGGAATTCCCAGTCCGGGGTGGCGTTCCAGGGGTTGGGCATGGCCGTGCTGGTCGCGTAGGCGTAGCCCGCGCCGCGGGTGAAGGCCGTGCTCAGGGTCGTGCGCATCGCCGCGGCGTCCGGGACGTCGTGGACCAGGTGCCAGAAGGCGGTTCCGCTCGGGTCGAGTTCGGCGCCCGCCCGGTAGCCCGTCCGCTCGCTGAAGACGTTGCCGCCGAGCCAGCCGCTGCCGCGGTAGGCGGCGTAGGTGTCCTCGAAGGTCACGAAGATGTCGGCGGTGCGGTGGCCCGGTTCGAGGTAGCAGTCGGCGATGGCCGTGCCGGGGTTGTCGACCACCAGGTCGGGGGCGGCCGGGTCGACGGCCTGCATCGCGTCCTGGACGTAGCGGTGGTAGTCGGCGTAGAGGTCGCGCGTCGCGTTCGCCGGGCCGCAGTCGCGGCTGACGACGTCGAAGAAGATGCCGTCGACATGGAGGCGGCGGTCCGCCGTCTTGAGGTAGTGGTCCACGGAGGCCTTGACCTCGGCCGGGGGCCGGTTGCCGTGGTCGGTGTGGACGTAGCCGAGCACCCTGGTCCGCTCGCCGTTGGCCGTGGTCCCGCCACGTAAGACATCGGCCCGGGCCTGCCAGGGGGCATCGAAGGGGGCGTCGCCGTTGCCGGGGTTGAGGACGACCACGGCGGCGGCCGGGCCGGTGGCGGTCAGCTCGTCCAGCATCGGATCGTCCGCCCAGACGTACGCCGGGACCGCGATGTCCAGGCCCCGCACCCCGGGTATCCGGGCCCGGACCGGCTCGCTCGGCCCGGGGGCGGGTGCGGGCCCGGACGTCGGCGGGGCCTGCCGCGACGCGGCCGCGGAGCCCGGGGCGGAGGAGGGGAGCGCCGGCGCGGGCGCGGCGAGGACGGCGACCGTCAGGACGGCGTAGAGAGCCCTCGATGCGCGAGTCGTGGCCATGATTTCTTCCTCCGGCAGGCGTCTGGGCGACTGGGCACCGACGCGAGGAAGACTAGACGCGCCGGGGGCCGGGGGTGGCGGAACCGGTTCGCTTCGTGTGAGGAACAGACAAGCGACCTGTCACCTCGTCATCTCATCTTCCCGGACGGCCGTCACATCGCCCTTACGGCGCGGGCGGCACCGGCAGCCCCACCTCGTACGCGAGCCGCCCCGCGGCGTGCTCGAAGAACAACTCCCGCTCCTCGACCACCCGGTGGAACTGGCCGAACAGCTCGAAGGAGATCAGGCCCACCAGCTGCGCCCAGGCGACGACCAGTGCGGGCGCGGCCTCGGCCGGCAGCCCGGGGGCGAAGTCCGCGGCCATCCGCTCCGCCTCGGGGCGCAGCACCGGCGCGACCGGGGGCAGGGCCAGGCCGGGCCCCTCATAGGCGGCACGGACGATCGCGATGAGGGCGTTGCCGACGCGGGAGGCGGGGACGACGGTGGATTCGGGAGCGGCGTAACCGGGGACGGGCGACCCGTAGATCAGCGCGTACTCGTGCGGGTGCGCGAGGGCCCAGGTGCGGACCGCCCGGCAGACCGCGAGCCAGCGCTCGCGGGGCGGGGCGGTGGCGGTACGGGCGTGCGCGGCCTCGGCGGCGGCGCCGAGGCTGTCGTAGGCGTCCACGATGAGCGCGGTGAGCAGGTCGTCACGGCTGGGGAAGTAGCGGTACAGGGCCGAGGAGACCATGCCCAGCTCGCGGGCGACGGCGCGCAGCGAGAGCTTGGCGGCCCCCTCGGCGGCCAGCCGGCGGCGCGCCTCGTCCTTGATGGCGGCGGTGATCTCGGTACGGGCGCGTTCCCTGGCCCCTCGCACGGTGCTCATGGGGATCAGTGTGGCACGAGGGTGGAGCACCGCCCAAGAATGAGATCGTCGATCCATTTCGAGAGCACTGCTCTTGCATTGGCGCAGCGATCCATGGACACTGATCTCAAGCGAGAGCACCGCTCTCGAAAATGAAGTCTCCCGGAGGTCACCATGAGCACGCCCGCCCCCGTGCCCGCGTCCGCGTCCGCCGCCACCCCCGCCCCGTACTACCGGAAGGGCGGCGCCTTCGGCATCCGCTTCAACGCCCTGTTCGGCAGGCTGGCCCGGCTGGGCATCAGCCTCGCCGGAACCGCCGAGATGTCCGTCCGTGGCCGGACCTCCGGCCGGATGCAGCGCATCCCGGTCAACCCCTACACCGACCACGGCGCCCAGTACCTGGTGTCCGCCCGCGGCCACTCCCAGTGGGTGCGCAACATGCGGGCCGCGGGCGGTGGCGAACTCCGCCTGGGCCGCAAGGTCCGCACCTTCACCGCGGTCGAGCTGACCGACCCCGCCGAGAAGGCCGTCGTCCTGCGCGGCTACCTCGTCAAGTGGGGCTGGGAGGTCAACCGGTTCTTCCAGGGCGTGACCGCACGGTCCTCCGAGGAGGAACTGCGCGCGGCCGCCGCGGACCACCCCGTCTTCCGCATCACGGTGTCGGACTGACGGAGTGCTGGGCCGACGGGGTTGAACCTGCTCCGGGGTTAAACCTGCTCCCGCCCCTGCCCCTGCCCGCGGTCCAGCGCGTGCAGCGCCTTCCGGGCCAGCGGGTACGTACGCACCAGGTCGGCCAGGTTCGTCGAGCCGCGGGTGATCCGGGCGAACGCCCGCCAGGCCGGCCCGAACCCGATGAGCGCGGTGTGCAGCACACCCGGCCGTGCCACGAACACGCCCAGCATCCGCTTGCCGACGCCCATCTCCACGCCGAGCCCGGCCTTGACGGCGAAGGCGTAGTTGAGGGCCTGGCGCCGCGCGTCCACCGCGTCCGGCGCCTCGGAGATCTTCACGGCCCACTCCCCCGCGAGCCGTCCGGAGCGCAGCGCGAAGGAGATGCCCTCGCGGGTCCACGGTTCCAGCAGCCCGGCCGCGTCGCCCGCGACCAGCACCCGGCCGCGCGAGAGCGGCGAATGCGGCGTGCGGCAGCGGGTCAGGTGCCCGGAGGAGACGGAGGCTTCGAAACCGGCCAGCCCCAGCCGGGCGATGAAGTCCTCCAGGTAGCGCTTGGTCGCCGCGCCCTCGCCCTTCGCCGAGATCACTCCGACGGTGAGGGTGTCGCCCTTGGGGAAGACCCAGCCGTAACTGCCGGGCAGGGGGCCCCAGTCGATCAGGACCCGGCCCTTCCAGTCCTCGGCCACGGTCGGCGGGACCGGGATCTCCGCTTCCAGGCCCAGGTCGACCTGGTCCATCTCGACCCCGACGTGGGCACCGATCCGGCTCGCGCTGCCGTCCGCGCCGATGACGGCGCGGCCCAGGACGGTCTCCCCGTCCGCCAGCACCACGGCGACCGTGCGCCGGTCGGGCACCGCCGGACCGTGCTGCTCGACGCGCGAGACGGCTGTGCCGGTGCGTACGGTCGCGCCCGCCTTCTCGGCCTCGGCGACCAGCCCGGCGTCGAACCCGGCGCGGTTGACGAGGCCGAACAGCATGGTCTTGGAGCGGCGGGTCCGGGTCAGTCTGCCGTTGAGGGAGAAGGTGACCGCGTGGATGCGGTCCTCCAGCGGCAGCACGAAGCCCGGCGGCAGCGCGTCCCGCGAGGGCCCGATGATCCCGCCGCCGCAGGTCTTGTAGCGGGGCAGTTCGGCCTTCTCCAGCAGCAGCACCCGTCGCCCGGCGGCGGCCGCGGCGTGCGCGGCCGAGGCTCCGGCCGGTCCGGCGCCGACCACGATCACGTCCCAGACGTCGTCCGGTACCTGCGCCCCGTCGGTCACCTGCGGCCCGTCGGTCACCTCCGCCACTTCGCCCGCCCCCTGCGCGTCCTGCCCTGCGTCGCCCGCGTCGCCCGCGCTGCCCGCATTGCCTGCGTCGCCCGCGCCGCCTTCATTGCCCGCGCCGTGTACGTCGTCGCTGCTCACGATGTGCTGCTGCTCCTGATCACGCGTTGGTCCCGTTGGTCCCGACGGTCCCGGGGTCCCGATGCCGGGGAAATCCTACGGCGCGAGTCCGGCTCACCCCGCTGTGGGAGGATCGGACCGTCATACGCCGTAATCCGGCGTACGCACGCATGCCCGTATCCCCGCCCGTACGCACAACAAACGTCGCACCCAAAAGGAGCGTGCCCATGTCGACCGATCCGATCGTCGAGACCGTCGCCTCGCTGATGCCCCGCGCCAAGCAGGAGCTTGCCGAGCTGGTGGCCTTCCAGTCGGTTGCGGACTGGGCGCAGTTCCCCAAGAGCGAGAGCGAGGGCGCCGCG
This is a stretch of genomic DNA from Streptomyces sp. NBC_00536. It encodes these proteins:
- a CDS encoding alpha-ketoglutarate-dependent dioxygenase AlkB family protein, coding for MERPLPPSGPAPELFPRERTEIAPGAVHVPDWLGPERQLALLAACRDWARPPAGLRTVHTPGGGAMTARQVCLGLHWYPYGYARTVVDGDGAPVKPMPGWLAELGREAVAAAAVEPAVPGGPAAYDIALINFYGADARMGMHRDAEERSPAPVVSLSLGDSCVFRFGNTASRGRPYRDVELRSGDLFVFGGPARRAFHSVPKVLPGTAPPFLGLTGRLNITLRVGGLG
- a CDS encoding maleylpyruvate isomerase family mycothiol-dependent enzyme → MEIIEYVKTLDLEGRLLADAAEQAGPDALVPSCPEWRVADLLRHTGAVHRWAAGFVAGALAEPGPFPEAPELTGAPLLAWFREGHAALVRTLTDAPADVRCWTFLPTDPPSPLAFWARRQAHETAVHRMDAQGALGVAFSPVEAEFAADGVDEVLTGFHARPKSRVRTPEPRVLRLRACDTGGAWTVHLSADPARTVRGEAGPADCEVTGTAAWLYTALWNRTPLDGAGVSGDASLARLWRETAGI
- a CDS encoding MerR family transcriptional regulator, which translates into the protein MRLADLSEQSQVSLATIKYYLREGLLAPGRRINATQAEYDDSHLRRLRLVRAMIQVGRMPVATVREVLARVDDGSLGRTLRLGAALWALPRAAEPEPDDPDVAAARTEVDRMLTGLGWSDTAEIGWLSPVYRELVASVASLNRLGYPLDAADLTPYALQMEQTAIHDLDRMERLDGAMEQVESAVASAVLFEPVLLGLRRLAQEQQAARRFGLAD
- a CDS encoding spherulation-specific family 4 protein; protein product: MATTRASRALYAVLTVAVLAAPAPALPSSAPGSAAASRQAPPTSGPAPAPGPSEPVRARIPGVRGLDIAVPAYVWADDPMLDELTATGPAAAVVVLNPGNGDAPFDAPWQARADVLRGGTTANGERTRVLGYVHTDHGNRPPAEVKASVDHYLKTADRRLHVDGIFFDVVSRDCGPANATRDLYADYHRYVQDAMQAVDPAAPDLVVDNPGTAIADCYLEPGHRTADIFVTFEDTYAAYRGSGWLGGNVFSERTGYRAGAELDPSGTAFWHLVHDVPDAAAMRTTLSTAFTRGAGYAYATSTAMPNPWNATPDWEFRPQTTYAATLG
- a CDS encoding TetR/AcrR family transcriptional regulator; the encoded protein is MSTVRGARERARTEITAAIKDEARRRLAAEGAAKLSLRAVARELGMVSSALYRYFPSRDDLLTALIVDAYDSLGAAAEAAHARTATAPPRERWLAVCRAVRTWALAHPHEYALIYGSPVPGYAAPESTVVPASRVGNALIAIVRAAYEGPGLALPPVAPVLRPEAERMAADFAPGLPAEAAPALVVAWAQLVGLISFELFGQFHRVVEERELFFEHAAGRLAYEVGLPVPPAP
- a CDS encoding nitroreductase/quinone reductase family protein, producing MSTPAPVPASASAATPAPYYRKGGAFGIRFNALFGRLARLGISLAGTAEMSVRGRTSGRMQRIPVNPYTDHGAQYLVSARGHSQWVRNMRAAGGGELRLGRKVRTFTAVELTDPAEKAVVLRGYLVKWGWEVNRFFQGVTARSSEEELRAAAADHPVFRITVSD
- a CDS encoding geranylgeranyl reductase family protein → MTDGPQVTDGAQVPDDVWDVIVVGAGPAGASAAHAAAAAGRRVLLLEKAELPRYKTCGGGIIGPSRDALPPGFVLPLEDRIHAVTFSLNGRLTRTRRSKTMLFGLVNRAGFDAGLVAEAEKAGATVRTGTAVSRVEQHGPAVPDRRTVAVVLADGETVLGRAVIGADGSASRIGAHVGVEMDQVDLGLEAEIPVPPTVAEDWKGRVLIDWGPLPGSYGWVFPKGDTLTVGVISAKGEGAATKRYLEDFIARLGLAGFEASVSSGHLTRCRTPHSPLSRGRVLVAGDAAGLLEPWTREGISFALRSGRLAGEWAVKISEAPDAVDARRQALNYAFAVKAGLGVEMGVGKRMLGVFVARPGVLHTALIGFGPAWRAFARITRGSTNLADLVRTYPLARKALHALDRGQGQGREQV